A region of the Nitrospirota bacterium genome:
CAACATCATCATCACAGCCATCACCGTGTATTTCTTTCCGCGGGGCTGAGGCGGTTTATTTGGTTTGTTTGGTTTCTTTTGTTTCTTTGGTTGGCAGGATCGAGATTGATGAGGATGCGCAGATATTAACTCTATCGAGACAATGCAGAACAACTAAACAAACCAAACGAACCAAACAAACAAGACAGACTAGACAAACATGACTTTCAAGGCGTGGATCAAAACCGTTACGTTTTACGAGCTCATCGTCGGGATGAAAGCGACGATGTCGCATCTCCTGCATTACAAGCCGATCACCTTGCAATACCCCCATGAAAAGCGGACGCTGCCGGACAACTATCGTGGCATGCTTTCCCTGTTGCGATACGACGACGGGACGGAAAAATGTGTCGGCTGCGATCTGTGCGAAGCCGCCTGCCCATCGCGTGTCATCCGTGTGGTCAGCGCAGAAGTACCCGGCGAACCGACGAAGCGTTACTCAAAAGAATATTACATGGATATGACACGCTGCCTGTTCTGCGGCTTGTGTGTCGATGCTTGTCCGGTCGATGCCCTCGGCATGACGCGCGAATACGAGTGGTCGGTGTACGACAAACGGCAACTGCACCTCAACAAGGAACAATTGCTCGCCATCGGCGACCGGTCGTTCCCGGTTCGCGAGAAGCAGTTGGAACTCCAGCACCCGAACGTGGCGTTTTTCAACGTCGCGTTCAAACACCTGCCGCAAAAACCTGACTGAACCGCCTGCGCCTGATTACTGCGCGAGACTGGCAAGACGGGTGAGAAGTACGCGACAGGCAGAACCGGGGCTTGGGCATCGGGCGTATCGATGCCTGTCTCTCTCGGCGCGCCCGTCGCGCGTGAGAGCAGCGAACGGCAAAGAAGGACATGTGTGATGGAACAGGCATTCTTTTTCTATTTTGCGTTCGTCATTGCGGCCACATCGGTGCTCGTCGTCGCGTTGCGCAATCCTATTTATAGCACGCTGGCGTTGCTGATCATGTTTTTCCACGTGGCGGGGCTCTATGTCACGCTCCACGCAGAATTCCTCGCTGCCGTTCAAATCATCGTCTACGCCGGCGCCATCTTGGTCCTCTACCTCTTCGTCGTCATGTTGCTGAATCTGAAACAAGATGTCCGCTACCATCGGCAATGGCCCATCGCCGCGGTGGTGGGCGTGAGCCTGGCCGTCGAGGCCCTCATCCTCACGGCGATGAAGGGCTGGACGACCCCTGCCGCGGCAACCGGCACAGAAACGGCGATCGCCGGAGTAGGCAATACGGAAACCATCGGAGACGTACTCTATACCACCTATTTGTTTCCCTTCGAGGTGGCGTCCGTGATCCTACTCGTGGCGATGATCGGCGCCATCGTGCTCGCGAAAAAAGACATTGGAGAGCGTGAAGCGTGAAGCGCTATTCGTTAAAGACCCCGGGTTGTCACCCTCTTTCGACGTTTCACGTTTCACGTTTCACGTTTCACGAGGCGCGCTTCACGAGGGTTTCATGACGGTCCCGTTGTCCTACTATCTTGTGCTGAGCGGCATCATGTTCCTGACGGGAGTGATCGGGGTGCTCCTTCGGCGGAATATCATCATCATCTTGCTGTCGGTCGAATTGATGTTGAACGCGACAAACATTAACTTTGTCGCCTTTTCGCAATACTTCCACAATGTGGCAGGGCAGGTCTTCGTCTTCTTTACCCTCACCGTCGCCGCGGCGGAAGTCGCAGTCGGATTGGCCATCATCATTGCCCTGTATCGAGCCAAATCGACGATCAACATCGACGAATTTCAATTGCTGAAGTGGTAGAGGAGAGAATGTCAACGGTCATTGGTCAACAGTCTTTGGTGAGGGAATATGGCTCTGGCCCGCTTTTTCTCCGTGACCCAATGACCAGTGACTATTGACCGCTGACCACCTATGACGTACGCACTGATCCCACTGCTTCCCTTCGCGGCGTTCCTGATTCTCGGGATTTTCGGACATTGGATCAAGGATAAGGCCCATCTCGTCGCCGTTCCAGCCGTTGTCGTGTCGTGGCTGCTGGCGCTCATGGTCTTCTTCGATGTCGCCGGCGGGCACCAGACGAGCTTCCCGCTTTACACCTGGCTGACCTCGGGTCTGCTCGATATTCACATCGGCTTCTCCATCGACCGGCTCACAGCTGTCATGCTGCTTCTCGTCACGACCGTGAGTTCACTGGTCCATATCTATACCATCGGCTACATGCACGGAGATTCCGGGTACGCACGGTTTTTCAGCTATATCGCGCTCTTCACCTTCTCGATGCTGATGTTGGTGATGGCGGACAACCTGCTTCAACTCTTTATCTTCTGGGAAGCCGTCGGACTCTGTTCCTATTTGCTCATCGGCCACTGGTACGATCGTCCGGCTGCTTGCTCCGCTGCGACGAAGGCCTTCATTGTCAACCGTGTCGGCGACTTCGGCTTCATGCTCGGGCTGCTGCTGGTCTGGTACAGCTTTGGATCGCTCGACTATTCAGAAATCTTCGTGCGCGCGCACGAGTCGGCAGGCGAAGTCATCAACGTCCTCGGTCCGTTTGGAGGAACCTGGGATATCTCCCTGCTCACGCTCATCTGCGTCTTATTGTTTACCGGCGCAGTCGGTAAATCGGCTCAGGTGCCGCTCCACGTCTGGCTGCCGGATGCGATGGAAGGCCCCACTCCCATCTCGGCGCTCATTCATGCTGCGACAATGGTCACCGCCGGCGTGTTCATGGTCGCGCGATTGGCTCCCCTCTATAATCTGTCTTCTACCGCCATGGCGCTCGTCGCGATCACGGGCGGAGTCACCATGGTCGTTGGGGCGACCATTGCCCTGACCCAGACCGACATCAAGCGCGTGGTTGCCTATTCGACCGTCAGTCAGCTCGGCTACATGATCATGGCCTGCGGGCTCGGTGCCTATGCCGCCGGCATGTATCACCTCTTGACACACGGTGCCTTCAAGGCCCTGCTGTTTCTCGGTTGCGGGTCCGTCATCATCGCCCTGCATCACGAACAGGATATGCGGCGTATGGGCGGGCTGAAACACAAATTGCCGATTACCTATTGGACGTTCGTGGTGGGCTCGCTCGCCCTCGCGGGATTCCCCCTGACGTCAGGATTCTTCAGCAAGGACCATCTGCTCGTCGCGGCCTGGTCGGCTGGACCCCTCGGTCAGGTCCTGACCGTGCTCGGCCTCGTGACGGCGCTGATGACGGCGTTCTATAGTTTCCGGCTGGTCTTCGTGACATTCTGGGGTCCCTCGCATGTCGATCCTCATCATGCGGACCACGTCCACGAGCCTTCGAACACGATGACCCTGCCGCTGATCGTCTTGGCTATATTCAGCATCCTCACAGGCTATCTTGGCATTCCAGAGTTTCTTGACCCCATGTTCGAGACGGCCGCGGGCGAGGCGGCTCACGGTGGAGGAGCCTCCACCGGCATCATGGCAGTGGCCACCGGCATGGGATTGCTCGGAATCGCATGCGCCTATTATGTCTATGTGCTCAACCCGGCCCTGCCGGATCGACTTGCTCAACTGTGGCAGTCGTTGTATCGGGCTTCGCTGAACAAATGGTATGTCGACGAGGTCTACGACCGGACGATCGTTCGCCCCACCTTTGCCGGCGCAACCGGACTGTGGAAGCGCGTGGATGTCAACGTGATCGACGGTGCAGTGAACGGCGTGGCCCGCGCGATCGCTTGGGGAGGGTGGCTCTTGAGGCTCACGCAAAGCGGACAGGCGCAACATTATGCGCTTGGGATGGCGCTCGGGGCCGTGGTCCTTTTTACGATGTTCTTCTTCTTATAAGGAGCGTCAATGGTTACTGGTCACTGGTCACTGGGAACATCGAAGTGTTGTTCTCTCGCCAATGCCCATGGCCAATTGACCACTGACCAATGACCAGTTCCTTTCCCTGGCTTTCGCTTCTCCTCCTGCTCCCCCTTGCGGGGGCTGTCGCGATGTCGTTCGCGACAGAATCGACCGCTCGATGGATTGCGCTGGTCGCCACGCTGGCTGATCTGTGTGTCGCCCTCCCGCTCTGGTGGCTCTTCGATCCACAGGCCAGTCAGATGCAGTTCACCGAACATGTTGCCTGGATTACTGCTCCCCCCATTTACTACAGCCTGGGGCTCGATGGAATCAGCCTCCCCTTGGTGTTAATGACCGTTGGGATTATGCCTCTCTGCGTCTTGGCCTCTTGGAATGCGATCACCACCAGAGTCCCAGGCTTCATGGCCATGCTGCTCATCATGGAAACGGCTATGGTGGGAGTATTTGTCGCGCTGGACTTCGTTCTGTTCTACATCTTTTGGGAAGCCATGTTGATTCCGATGTACCTTCTCATCGGCGTCTGGGGCGGTGCCAACCGACTGTATGCAGCCATCAAGTTCTTTCTGTACACCCTCGCAGGGAGTATGCTCCTGCTCGTCGCCATCCTCGTCCTGTACTATTACGGCGGGCACACGTTCGACATCCTCGCCTTAAGCCAAGGCACCTACCCTGCTTCACTGCAAATGTGGCTCTTTCTGGCGTTCTTCGCCGCCTTCGCGGTGAAGGTCCCCATGTTTCCATTTCACACCTGGCTTCCGGACGCCCACGTCGAGGCTCCAACAGCCGGCAGCGTCATCCTCGCCAGCATCCTCTTGAAAATGGGCACCTATGGGTTTCTGCGATTCAGTCTGCCGATGCTGCCGGATGCCAGTCGCGTCTTTACGCCCATGATGGTTGTCCTCTCCATCATCGCGATTATCTACGGCGCATATATGGCGCTGGCGCAGGTCGATCTCAAGAAGCTGATCGCCTATTCGAGTGTGAGTCACATGGGGTTCGTGACCCTGGGGCTGTTCGTCCTGAACCAACAGGGTATCGAAGGAGCCGTTCTCCAAATGGTCAACCATGGGATTACAACAGGTGGGCTGTTCCTCTGTGTCGGCATTATCTATGAGCGCACCCACAGCCGGTTGATCGCCGACAATGTCGGATTGGCATCACCGATGCCGCAGTATGCCACTCTGTTGGTGATCTTCGCCCTGTCCTCACTCGGTCTTCCAGGCACCAATAGTTTTGTCGGAGAATTTCTCGTGCTCGTCGGCACCTTCTCCTGGAGCAAGATTGCAACAGCCGTGGCGTCGTTGGGCATTATTCTCGCCGCCACGTATCTCCTGTGGATGGTCCAACGGGTGGTTTTCGGAGTCCCGGCCGCGCACCATCTTCCGAAACTCAGGGACCTCAACCGACGGGAGTTCGCGACCCTGGTGCCGTTGGTCCTGTTGATATTTTGGATCGGGTTCTATCCGAATCCTCTCATAAGCCGGATGCATCAGAGCGTGACCAACACCATTGCCTCCATGTCCCGCGAGAAGGTGGCACCGACTGCCCACCCCTCTGCCAGAATCACAGCGCCGTTGCTGGTGGAGAGAGAAGAGCCGCTGGAGATCCAAGGCGGATTGCGATGAGTCTCTACGGCGCTGATCTCTTGGCCTTGCTTCCTGAACTCATCGTCCTCGCCACGGCCTGTCTCGTCATCGTGTTGGACCCCATCACTCCTGCGTCCAGACGCGATCTTCTGGCTTGGCTGAGTGTCGGTGCCCTTGCCATCTGTCTCGGGCTTACAGGCTGGCAGATCAGCGTGGAGAATGTTCGGGTGTCCGCCTTCAGCGATCTGGTGGCGATCGATGCCTATGCCAGGTTCTGGAAAACTCTCCTCTACGGCGTGACCGGCGTGACGATCATACTGTCCTTGCCCTATCTGAAGGCCGAGCGCATCCACGTCGGCGAATACTACGGGTTCATCCTCCTCGCCCTCTCCGGCATGCTGGTCATGGTTTCCGCTGTCGACTTGCTCACGATATACCTCGGCACCGAACTCATGTCCATCTCCCTCTATGTCATGGCCGGTCTCAACCGGTCGAAACCTCGCTCGCTGGAGGCCTCAGCCAAATATTTCGTCCTGGGGGCCTTTTCTTCGGGAATTCTGTTGTATGGCATCTCGTTGCTCTATGGCCTGGCCGGCAGCACCAAGCTGGTATCAATTGCGGGCGCCATCGGGTCTCGCGGGGCGGATGATCCTCTTGTGCTGATCGCGACGATCCTGGTTGCGGTCGGCTTCGGGTTCAAGCTCGCCGCGGTCCCGTTCCATATGTGGACGCCCGATGTCTATCAGGGCGCCCCAACCTCTGTCACGGCGTTCATGGCGGTGGCGGCAAAGGCTGCCAGCTTTGCCGCATTTATCCGTGTGTTCGTCGAAGGGCTCGGCGGGCTCAAGGCGGATTGGTCGATCCTGTTTCTGCTTATCTCCATCGTCACCCTGCTATTGGGCAATTTCGTCGCGATCGTGCAGACCAATATCAAACGGATGCTGGCCTATTCCAGCATTGTGCACGCAGGCTACGCGTTGATCGGTTTTGTCGCGGCAGGCCGGGGAGACGGCCTCTCCGGGGGAACACCGGGCCTTGCAAGCGTCATGATGTATCTCGTCATCTATTCGTTCATGACGCTCGGCGCCTTCGCCGTCATCGGCATGCTCAGGAAAGGCGGGATCGAGGGAGAGGAAATCGAGGATTTCACGGGTCTTGCAAAGCGGCAACCGCTCGCAGCTTTCTTCATGCTGGTCTTCATGGCCTCGCTTGCCGGCATTCCCCCGACCGCGGGCTTTATCGCCAAATTCTATGTGTTCATGGCGGCAGTCGATGCAGGAATGGCCTGGCTCGCCGCACTCGCCCTGATCTTCGCCGCCGTATCGGCGTACTATTACATGCGGGTGGTGATGGTGATGTACATGCGCGATCCCAATCCTTCTTCAGTTGCGCTGCCACACCTCGCCACGTCTCCGGCCCTATCCGTTGTGTTGGCCTGCGCTGTTGTCGGCGTGATCCTGTTCGGCCTCTTTCCCAACCCTCTCGTCAGCTTCGCGCTCCAGTCCGTCCTGACTCTCAAGTGATCCTGTCGTCCAGGAAGACTCTGAACAGGTGCAGGAGGGGGCGACTCGTGCTACGTTGGTAACGCACCCATCACCCATCGTGCCCTAATGCAGCCCTTTCGTTTTCTCAGAGACCTCGTACGATCGTTTCTGCGCCACGGATGCGCCAGTCTGGCGGCCTCTCTTGCATTTTTCTCTTTGCTCTCTCTCTTTCCTCTCGTCTTCCTCTTACTCTACGGCTTGAGTTTCGTGGTGAGTCAGGATGTGATCGGGGCACAGGTTATTCTCAATGCTCTCAAGGGTTTTCTCCCATCGATGGGAGAACATGTCGTAACGGAACTGCAGCGGGTGAGTGCGTTGGAAACAGTCAGATGGGCCGTGTTTCTGACCTTCGTCTGGTTCGGCACGCTGGTGTTCTACGAACTCGACTATGCGTTGAACGTCGTATTCGAGAGCACGTGGAAGCGACATCCCCTCATCTCAACCGCTATCGCAGTAGCCTCACTCGGCGTGACAGGACTCGTACTGATTCTTTCCTACGTCGCGACCCAAGCGATCAATTTCTTAACGGCCTACGCACCAAGACTTTGGGGGCTCGATCTCCTGGCCCTCGCAGCCCATGATCTGTCTCTCGCCTATACACTCCCCTTTTCGCTGGCCTTCCTCGTGGTCACGGGATTATATCGGCTCGTCCCACGGCGGCGGCCACGATGGCGTGAAGCGATGATCGGTGCTCTGACGTTCAGTCTTCTCTGGGTCGCAGCGAAACTCTTGTTCGCGATCTATAGCACCTACGCGACCGTGTACGGCGACCTCTATGGGTCCCTGTTGGAAGTCATTCTGACGCTCTTATGGTTCTACTACTCCGCAGCCCTTTTGCTGATCGGTGCTGAGGTTGCGCACAGCCTCCAACAACAGGAACAGGTACTGTCAGCTACGGCCACGAGAGCCCCCCTCTCGAACCCAACATCCCCGGATGGCCCATCAGTATGAAAAGACCGATAGTTGGTTTGTTTGGTCTGCTTTGTGCATTTGGTTGAATAAAACGAATCAGATAAACCAAATGAACCAATTTCGACTGTCAGCTTCCAGGCTTTTGCTGGCGGGGATATCCCTTCGCAGCTAGAATATCTACCGGCGTAAGAAGGGGATTGTCTCATGCTCGACTTGCTCGGGGAATTCGGCAAAGACATGTTCATGCTCGGCGGCACCGTGGTGGGCTTCCTCGCGGCGTTGTTGTCTGTCCTAGAGAAGCTGTTGGATTTCCGCAACCGGATGACATCGAAGAAGGAACGAAAGTCGCCTTCCGTTCCCGAACGTCCAGTCGCTGATTCATCTCTTTCGATCGACTTCTTCTCGTCGAAGCCCTTCCGTGGGATCTCCTATCTACTCTTGTACGAAACCAGTGTCATTATCGCAGCAGGCCTGATCCTCAACTACATCGGGCTCACATTGAGTCGCCATCTCGAGAGCATTCTGTTCCTTGATATGACAGGAACAGCGTTGGTCGCCTTCCTATTGGGTCCCTGGTGGGGAGCCATCGCCGCGCTCCTCTCGAATTCTGTCGTGAACTGGTTACTCTATCCGGAAACCGGTGCAGATGTGGTCATTTTCCCCTGGTCGGTGGTGAGTATGGTCGGCGCTTGTTATTGGGGTTGGATGGCCAGGCAAGCGGGGTTTCAAAAGTATCTCAGGACAGGACGCAGTTCCGCGCTGTCCCATGCCTGGTTCCTCTATATTTTCGGGGTCGGCAGCGCGCTTGTCATGAGTCTTCCCGGAACCTTTGTCCAATCAGCACTGCATGAACAAACAACCTTTGCCTTGAATCCCGACGTCGCCGAATCGATGAGCCAGCGTGTGCTCCAATGGGAGCAATCCGTGCGGCTCTACCTGGAATCCCTCTTCGGAATCACCTGGGGAGAAAGTCTCAGTTGGTGGATCGTCAATTGGTTCCAGACCTGGATCCGCTACATTCCCGACAAGACCATGAGTGCCGCCATTGCCCTGGTAGTCCTCAAATACGGTTACCCCCTATTTGAGCGTGAGCTGATCCAGGGCGGACCGGAAGGGGAACGTCCAAACGATGAACGCATCCTGCCGCTGGTATTGGGATTACTGTACGCCCTGCCGTTCGCCGCGTTGCTCAGCGGCGAAACTTATGGAGGTGCGGCCTATTGGCCTCTGTGGGCCCTGCCCTGGCTGTTGATTCTGGGTGGCTATGTCTATCTGCGGTACTGGGGGACAGGGGAAGACGCTTTGCAGACAGCCAGACTCCAACGGGCTGAACGTTACGCGCGCGCGCTGAAACAGATCGGGCGGGAAGCCTCCCATGAGTTCTGCAAACGATTGACCTTCATGACGCTGATCGTCAGCCTGCTCTTTGCCCTCTGTCTTCCCATTCTCTTAACAGACTTTTACCGCGCGACCTTCAAGTTCTTCTGTGTCGTCTACGGATTCCTGCTCGTGGTCCATCTCGTGCGTATCGCCATCGCGCAAAACATTTCCATCGCCCGCATGAATGACTAAGCGGAGGCGCCAGTAGTAAGTTGTAAGTAGTAAGTGGCACAGAGAAAACGACCCTTTACCTCCAGTCTCACTCGCCTGACGCCTTACCCCTCACGCCTTACGATTTACGCCTCACGCCTTGGGCAGCTGCAGAACATTCGCGATGGCTGATCGGGTGATGAGCCCTACAATCTGTTCATGCTCCATCACCACGAGGCGATCCGATCCATTTTGAACCATCCGTTCCATCGCCTGAATGACCGACCAGTCCGGAGGAATGCAGCAAGCCTGTGAGGCCGGCTGCATAATCTCTCGAATGTATCGCCAGGGCCAGAGTGCTATGGGAAGCCCTTGCACGTCGCTCACTGTGACCACACCGAGGAAT
Encoded here:
- a CDS encoding NADH-quinone oxidoreductase subunit N, which gives rise to MSLYGADLLALLPELIVLATACLVIVLDPITPASRRDLLAWLSVGALAICLGLTGWQISVENVRVSAFSDLVAIDAYARFWKTLLYGVTGVTIILSLPYLKAERIHVGEYYGFILLALSGMLVMVSAVDLLTIYLGTELMSISLYVMAGLNRSKPRSLEASAKYFVLGAFSSGILLYGISLLYGLAGSTKLVSIAGAIGSRGADDPLVLIATILVAVGFGFKLAAVPFHMWTPDVYQGAPTSVTAFMAVAAKAASFAAFIRVFVEGLGGLKADWSILFLLISIVTLLLGNFVAIVQTNIKRMLAYSSIVHAGYALIGFVAAGRGDGLSGGTPGLASVMMYLVIYSFMTLGAFAVIGMLRKGGIEGEEIEDFTGLAKRQPLAAFFMLVFMASLAGIPPTAGFIAKFYVFMAAVDAGMAWLAALALIFAAVSAYYYMRVVMVMYMRDPNPSSVALPHLATSPALSVVLACAVVGVILFGLFPNPLVSFALQSVLTLK
- a CDS encoding YihY/virulence factor BrkB family protein — its product is MQPFRFLRDLVRSFLRHGCASLAASLAFFSLLSLFPLVFLLLYGLSFVVSQDVIGAQVILNALKGFLPSMGEHVVTELQRVSALETVRWAVFLTFVWFGTLVFYELDYALNVVFESTWKRHPLISTAIAVASLGVTGLVLILSYVATQAINFLTAYAPRLWGLDLLALAAHDLSLAYTLPFSLAFLVVTGLYRLVPRRRPRWREAMIGALTFSLLWVAAKLLFAIYSTYATVYGDLYGSLLEVILTLLWFYYSAALLLIGAEVAHSLQQQEQVLSATATRAPLSNPTSPDGPSV
- the nuoL gene encoding NADH-quinone oxidoreductase subunit L, producing MTYALIPLLPFAAFLILGIFGHWIKDKAHLVAVPAVVVSWLLALMVFFDVAGGHQTSFPLYTWLTSGLLDIHIGFSIDRLTAVMLLLVTTVSSLVHIYTIGYMHGDSGYARFFSYIALFTFSMLMLVMADNLLQLFIFWEAVGLCSYLLIGHWYDRPAACSAATKAFIVNRVGDFGFMLGLLLVWYSFGSLDYSEIFVRAHESAGEVINVLGPFGGTWDISLLTLICVLLFTGAVGKSAQVPLHVWLPDAMEGPTPISALIHAATMVTAGVFMVARLAPLYNLSSTAMALVAITGGVTMVVGATIALTQTDIKRVVAYSTVSQLGYMIMACGLGAYAAGMYHLLTHGAFKALLFLGCGSVIIALHHEQDMRRMGGLKHKLPITYWTFVVGSLALAGFPLTSGFFSKDHLLVAAWSAGPLGQVLTVLGLVTALMTAFYSFRLVFVTFWGPSHVDPHHADHVHEPSNTMTLPLIVLAIFSILTGYLGIPEFLDPMFETAAGEAAHGGGASTGIMAVATGMGLLGIACAYYVYVLNPALPDRLAQLWQSLYRASLNKWYVDEVYDRTIVRPTFAGATGLWKRVDVNVIDGAVNGVARAIAWGGWLLRLTQSGQAQHYALGMALGAVVLFTMFFFL
- the nuoK gene encoding NADH-quinone oxidoreductase subunit NuoK, which gives rise to MTVPLSYYLVLSGIMFLTGVIGVLLRRNIIIILLSVELMLNATNINFVAFSQYFHNVAGQVFVFFTLTVAAAEVAVGLAIIIALYRAKSTINIDEFQLLKW
- a CDS encoding NADH-quinone oxidoreductase subunit J; translation: MEQAFFFYFAFVIAATSVLVVALRNPIYSTLALLIMFFHVAGLYVTLHAEFLAAVQIIVYAGAILVLYLFVVMLLNLKQDVRYHRQWPIAAVVGVSLAVEALILTAMKGWTTPAAATGTETAIAGVGNTETIGDVLYTTYLFPFEVASVILLVAMIGAIVLAKKDIGEREA
- a CDS encoding NADH-quinone oxidoreductase subunit M, whose protein sequence is MTSSFPWLSLLLLLPLAGAVAMSFATESTARWIALVATLADLCVALPLWWLFDPQASQMQFTEHVAWITAPPIYYSLGLDGISLPLVLMTVGIMPLCVLASWNAITTRVPGFMAMLLIMETAMVGVFVALDFVLFYIFWEAMLIPMYLLIGVWGGANRLYAAIKFFLYTLAGSMLLLVAILVLYYYGGHTFDILALSQGTYPASLQMWLFLAFFAAFAVKVPMFPFHTWLPDAHVEAPTAGSVILASILLKMGTYGFLRFSLPMLPDASRVFTPMMVVLSIIAIIYGAYMALAQVDLKKLIAYSSVSHMGFVTLGLFVLNQQGIEGAVLQMVNHGITTGGLFLCVGIIYERTHSRLIADNVGLASPMPQYATLLVIFALSSLGLPGTNSFVGEFLVLVGTFSWSKIATAVASLGIILAATYLLWMVQRVVFGVPAAHHLPKLRDLNRREFATLVPLVLLIFWIGFYPNPLISRMHQSVTNTIASMSREKVAPTAHPSARITAPLLVEREEPLEIQGGLR
- the nuoI gene encoding NADH-quinone oxidoreductase subunit NuoI; its protein translation is MTFKAWIKTVTFYELIVGMKATMSHLLHYKPITLQYPHEKRTLPDNYRGMLSLLRYDDGTEKCVGCDLCEAACPSRVIRVVSAEVPGEPTKRYSKEYYMDMTRCLFCGLCVDACPVDALGMTREYEWSVYDKRQLHLNKEQLLAIGDRSFPVREKQLELQHPNVAFFNVAFKHLPQKPD